A window of the Plasmodium vinckei vinckei genome assembly, chromosome: PVVCY_08 genome harbors these coding sequences:
- a CDS encoding protein kinase, putative: MTKISKHNLLLKYKDKDDFIYSQLLNILEYPFNEIFEYADGNIYIGETENKKRHGYGFYIYEDIKAIYQGQWKENSKNGYGILYNKNDVIYSGEWLNNISHGFGCSYKKKKIYFGCYKYGLMNGVGIVKKNKGLNLCLFKSNAKKVGIEISKNMEINICLYKDNEIYFKNKLSKYFPYYKDNNISQNIQTEVFYKILNIDKSAIDNEIEYNENCKKNKSTSLICEEDINNVTKNTDTNFNLKHFLGVQSKKFKYIKKDYCDVNKSNSFCTPYDNYCYSLPSQKKFNKKISNYSNPVYDNPLTNNNNNNSMNTSSIPKHIYRYSVPINSYINQSDNDMLPFEFDKIDKLDKIDDHIYKSNMSSQVRMTYEKNKRVKKKKKKKNSHLKRVKAKILNNENYLFHELDSNSSNYFSENMTRNISNYSDSEKLKKKKKIIVKLIIKKKENMACLLDSPNLNNDKTSIPQKKNRNKIKYTLFVNKHIMKYFCRDNKQILNDKVSELNYYNGLKTASMQSSDKLEGDYFMSHGSGTNEGIAKQIMPKLEKIKRKKEKELSKYIYLLNYLKEINKKNKIECIYQWRIEHISILLYLFELDEYIPSFISNNVEGFHFFIMSRKILNELGVYKNEHIYFFMNFINTFNNIHNIYLQIFLKWEQLNKSLFSLKYNLIRNKDLTILKKLKKSKNLYLGYYGNCFVCLRTIKSVNFMSNLKIKKEEKNIDEINDSDIVRSYTKGHDKVVCSHEKIEIEKKDDIDKTQNNNNLHNLNIQEKGKQNSFIGTNLFNSAQNLLFDDRPKENIFRAFESIKNNILSYKNSNINISENNTKFELFDDGGKGIEKEKNINQLNEYKNDFLENGRDNNNTCEYLKMIWDYKNMDRYMKKISRRICFIKEHFIMSNVRHPNIVEYIGNIITWKKNKKNKKIREHFGLVFEYIKGKRLYDILYNKKKKRNNKENEKKYVHKNDSKDNIYNGYKKWKLNNKVILKVLYEICLTLHYLHEKNIYHGNINSKNLYITKNGNVKICNFKNAHIQNYYDYKANIQNRPERSEKKNTIYYNLKANNFIPLPYITYINYTKQNIKYIDEITSAPFFLYTNTFNLKLINNLKSIYTAPEVLRGEEYTNKSDIYSLGIIMYELIFETLPFKNKHNNNFNLFLSILISTCYFQNYIYFDMNKFKNNNIMSHIFINITILIKLCLNPDPSNRPTSKYLYNYFKNILDILKIMKKNNQEIL, encoded by the exons ATGACCAAAATTAGTAAACACAATTTActtttgaaatataaagataaggatgattttatttatagcCAACTCTTGAATATTCTGGAATACCCATTTAATGAAAta TTTGAATATGCGGatggaaatatttatattggagaaactgaaaataaaaaaagacatGGTTACggcttttatatatatgaagatATTAAGGCAATATATCAAGG GCAATGGAAggaaaattcaaaaaatggatacggaattttatataataaaaatgacgTGATTTATTCAg GTGAATGGttgaataatatttcacATGGTTTTGGATgtagttataaaaaaaagaaaatatattttggttGTTATAAATATGGTTTAATGAATGGTGTAGGAAtagtaaagaaaaataaaggtttaaatttatgtttatttaagTCAAATGCAAAAAAAGTAGGAATTGAAATttctaaaaatatggaaataaatatatgtttatataaagataatgaaatatattttaaaaataaactatCTAAATATTTCCCTTATTATAAAgacaataatatatctcaaaatattcaaactgaagttttttataaaatattaaacataGACAAATCAGCAATTGATAATGAAAtagaatataatgaaaattgtaaaaaaaataaaagtacaTCATTAATATGTGAagaagatataaataacgTAACTAAGAATACAGacacaaattttaatttaaaacattttttaggAGTacaatcaaaaaaattcaaatatataaaaaaagattattgtgatgtaaataaatcaaatagCTTTTGCACACCTTATGATAATTACTGTTATTCTTTACCAAGtcaaaaaaagtttaataaaaaaattagtaatTATTCTAATCCGGTTTATGACAACCCTTtgacaaataataataataataacagtATGAATACTTCTAGCATTccaaaacatatatatagatattcGGTGCCTATAAATAGTTATATAAATCAAAGCGACAATGATATGTTGCCATTCGAATTTGACAAAATTGATAAACTTGATAAAATTGACGATCATATTTACAAGTCGAATATGTCTAGCCAAGTAAGAATgacatatgaaaaaaataagagagtaaaaaaaaaaaaaaaaaaaaaaaattcccATTTAAAACGTGTAAAAGCTAAAATATTGAATAACgagaattatttatttcatgaATTAGATTCAAATAgttcaaattatttttctgaAAATATGACAAGAAATATTAGTAACTATTCAGATAGcgaaaagttaaaaaaaaaaaaaaaaataatagttaaactgataataaaaaaaaaagagaatatGGCTTGTCTTTTGGATAGTCCAAATTtgaataatgataaaacaaGCATaccacaaaaaaaaaatcgtaataaaataaaatacacattatttgttaataaacatattatgaaatatttttgtagagataataaacaaatactaaatgataaagtaagtgaattaaattattataacgGTTTAAAAACAGCTAGTATGCAAAGTAGCGATAAGTTAGAAGGGGATTATTTTATGTCTCATGGTAGTGGAACAAATGAGGGTATAGCTAAACAAATTATGCCCaaattggaaaaaataaaaagaaaaaaagaaaaagaattatcaaagtatatatatttattaaattatttaaaagaaattaacaaaaaaaataaaattgaatgTATTTATCAATGGAGAATAGAACatatttctattttattatatctttttgaattagatgaatatattccatcatttatttctaaCAATGTCGAAggatttcatttttttattatgagtagaaaaatattaaatgaattaggagtatataaaaatgaacatatatatttttttatgaattttatcaacacatttaataatatacataatatatatttacaaatttttttaaaatgggAACAACTAAATAAAAGCTTATTCTccttaaaatataatctaataagaaataaagatttaactattttaaaaaaattaaaaaaatcgaaGAACTTATATTTGGGCTATTATGGAAATTGTTTTGTATGCTTACGTACTATCAAAAGTGTAAATTTTATGTctaatttgaaaataaaaaaggaagaaaaaaatatagatgaaataaatgatagtGATATTGTTCGATCGTATACTAAGGGGCATGATAAAGTTGTGTGCAGTCAcgaaaaaattgaaatagaaaaaaaggaTGACATAGACAAaacacaaaataataataacctACATAATCTAAATATTCAAGAAAAAGGTAAGCAAAACTCTTTTATAGgaacaaatttatttaatagtGCCCAAAATTTGTTATTTGACGATAGGccaaaagaaaatattttccgAGCATTTGAAAGtataaagaataatatattaagttataaaaatagtaatattaatatatctgaaaataatacaaagtTTGAATTATTCGATGATGGGGGAAAGGGaattgaaaaagaaaaaaatattaaccaATTAAACgagtataaaaatgattttttaGAGAATGGTcgagataataataacacaTGTGAATacttaaaaatgatttgggattataaaaatatggatagatatatgaaaaaaataagtagaagaatatgttttataaaagaacattttattatgtctAATGTAAGACATCCAAACATTGTGGAATATATTggtaatattattacttggaaaaaaaataaaaaaaataaaaaaatacgaGAACATTTTGGTTTggtttttgaatatatcaAGGGAAAACGtttatatgatattttatataataaaaagaaaaaaagaaataataaagaaaatgaaaaaaaatatgtccataaaaatgatagtaAAGacaacatatataatggatataaaaaatggaaattaaataataaggttattttaaaagtttTATACGAAATCTGTCTTACTCTACATTATTtacatgaaaaaaatatatatcatggaaatataaacagtaaaaatttatatataacaaaaaatgggaatgtaaaaatatgtaattttaaaaatgcacacattcaaaattattatgactATAAAGCTAATATTCAAAATCGACCTGAACgttcagaaaaaaaaaataccatttattataatttgaaagcaaataattttataccacttccatatattacatatattaattatacaaaacaaaacataaaatatattgatgAAATAACATCAGCACcattctttttatatacaaacacatttaatttaaaacttataaataatcttaaaagtatatatacagCACCAGAGGTTTTGAGAGGTGAagaatatacaaataaaagtgATATATACTCATTAGGTATAATAATGTATGAGCTTATATTTGAAACATTACCATTTAAgaataaacataataataattttaatttatttctttctattttaatatctacatgttattttcaaaattatatttattttgatatgaataaatttaaaaataataatataatgtctcatatttttataaatattacaattcttataaaattatgtcTAAATCCAGACCCATCAAATAGGCCTAcctcaaaatatttatataactattttaaGAATATCCttgatattttaaaaattatgaaaaaaaataatcagGAAATTCTCTAA